In Geminocystis sp. NIES-3709, a single genomic region encodes these proteins:
- a CDS encoding M10 family metallopeptidase C-terminal domain-containing protein has product MENLTLLNGTGTIATGNTLNNIITGNSGNNSLSGGDGNDTLTGGTGLDSFRFNSTSERLDLITDFNVTDDTIQVSRSGFGGSLAVGTLLSTQFELGTSATTSAHRFIYNSSNGGLFFDVDGSGATTAVQIATLNTGLALTNADIVII; this is encoded by the coding sequence GTGGAAAATCTGACTTTGTTAAATGGTACAGGAACTATCGCTACAGGTAATACTTTAAATAACATCATTACAGGTAACAGTGGTAATAATAGCCTTAGTGGAGGTGACGGTAACGATACTCTCACTGGTGGCACTGGTTTAGATTCATTCCGCTTTAACTCTACCTCTGAAAGGCTCGATCTTATTACTGATTTCAACGTCACTGATGACACTATTCAGGTTTCTCGTAGCGGTTTTGGCGGTAGTTTAGCAGTTGGTACATTACTATCAACTCAGTTTGAACTAGGTACATCGGCTACTACTTCTGCTCATCGATTTATTTATAATTCTAGTAATGGTGGTTTATTCTTTGATGTGGATGGTAGCGGTGCAACGACTGCGGTGCAAATTGCTACTTTAAATACTGGTTTAGCCTTGACTAATGCTGATATTGTGATAATTTAA
- a CDS encoding Hsp70 family protein, which translates to MTIAIDFGTSNTVITRLNSNTGEGEIIKLPSIAQNNPPLIPSLVYVSNAQEETIIIGQKVRDKGLDVSNNPRYFRNFKRGIGAQIQGFLPQLDDRNITFEQIGQWFFNGILKELGETPDSLIITVPVDSFENYRHWLTGICQQWNINQVRILDEPTAAALGYSSQNDDCLLVVDFGGGTIDFSLVELDLGKNRQPQGFILKWGEKLLGESSAQKTKLAKVIAKAGTNLGGCDLDNWILDYFHNNQGIVKSSLTNRLAERLKIQLSTQESAQEVFFNDRTLETYDLRLDRTKFEQILTENQFFDKLDQLMENVLQQAKRNGIDTFYIDKVLLVGGSGQIPSVQNWLQKYFPVEKIKNDRPFSAIALGALKLEQGLQVKDFLYHSYGIRYWNRRQKRHDWHTIIPTGQPYPMTNPIELTLGASIENQPSIELIIGELGEQNTSTEVYFDGDRLITRNITSGEKKVQPLNDTEKGKTIAQLNPKGNPGVDRIKIFFSVDEQRSLKITVEDLLTNQTLLDQVTVAELS; encoded by the coding sequence ATGACGATCGCCATTGACTTTGGGACAAGTAATACTGTCATTACCCGACTTAACTCCAATACAGGTGAAGGAGAAATTATTAAATTGCCTAGTATTGCTCAAAATAATCCTCCGTTAATTCCCAGTTTAGTATATGTCAGTAACGCCCAAGAAGAAACTATTATTATTGGACAAAAAGTTAGAGATAAAGGCTTAGATGTTAGTAATAATCCTCGCTATTTTCGTAACTTTAAGCGCGGAATAGGTGCACAGATTCAAGGATTTTTACCTCAATTAGACGATCGAAATATTACCTTTGAGCAAATTGGACAATGGTTTTTCAATGGTATTTTAAAGGAATTGGGAGAAACTCCCGATAGTTTAATTATTACTGTACCTGTGGATAGTTTTGAAAATTATCGTCATTGGTTAACAGGAATTTGTCAACAGTGGAATATTAATCAAGTAAGAATATTAGATGAACCTACTGCCGCCGCTTTGGGTTATAGTTCTCAAAACGATGATTGCCTTCTTGTAGTGGATTTTGGGGGAGGCACGATCGATTTTTCCTTAGTAGAATTAGACTTAGGCAAAAACCGTCAACCTCAGGGTTTTATCTTGAAATGGGGGGAAAAATTACTTGGAGAAAGTTCAGCCCAAAAAACCAAATTAGCTAAAGTGATTGCTAAAGCAGGAACAAATTTAGGAGGTTGTGATCTTGATAATTGGATATTGGACTATTTTCATAATAATCAAGGAATAGTAAAATCATCCCTTACCAATCGATTAGCAGAAAGATTAAAAATTCAACTATCGACTCAAGAATCCGCTCAAGAAGTATTTTTTAACGATCGTACCCTAGAGACTTACGATTTACGACTAGACAGAACAAAATTTGAGCAAATATTGACCGAAAACCAATTTTTTGACAAATTAGACCAATTAATGGAAAACGTCTTACAACAGGCAAAAAGAAATGGTATAGATACTTTTTACATTGACAAAGTTTTATTAGTCGGCGGTAGTGGACAAATTCCATCGGTACAAAATTGGCTACAAAAATATTTTCCCGTTGAAAAAATTAAAAACGATCGACCTTTTTCTGCCATTGCTTTAGGTGCATTAAAATTAGAACAAGGGTTACAAGTCAAAGATTTTCTTTATCACAGCTACGGTATCCGTTATTGGAATCGTCGTCAAAAACGTCACGATTGGCATACAATTATCCCCACTGGACAACCTTATCCTATGACAAACCCCATAGAATTGACTTTGGGTGCATCCATAGAAAATCAACCCAGTATTGAATTAATCATCGGAGAGTTAGGAGAACAAAACACCAGTACTGAAGTATATTTCGATGGCGATCGATTGATAACCCGTAACATCACATCAGGAGAAAAAAAAGTTCAACCCCTCAACGATACAGAGAAAGGAAAAACCATTGCCCAATTAAATCCTAAAGGCAACCCCGGAGTCGATCGAATCAAAATATTCTTTAGTGTCGATGAACAAAGATCTCTTAAAATTACCGTAGAAGACCTATTAACCAACCAAACTTTATTAGATCAAGTAACTGTAGCAGAGCTAAGTTGA
- a CDS encoding prephenate/arogenate dehydrogenase, with translation MKIGIVGLGLIGGSLGLDLTRLGYHVIGVSRQLSTCNIALERNIVTQAEVDFAILEQTDLIFICTPIESILPSIENIIKYLSPQTIITDVGSVKGSIVHQGTQLWQNFVGSHPMAGTANQGVESAEFDLFKNAPCVLTPIRNTSLTAMETVAKIWTSIGCKMYNSTPEIHDRAVAWISHLPVMISANLIYSCINNGSQELVKLSQNLASSGFRDTSRVGGGNVELGLMMAQYNRYELLNCLKEYQQNLSKIIENIEQEKWTVLEDILTKTKEERPNFLK, from the coding sequence ATGAAAATAGGTATCGTTGGTTTAGGTTTAATTGGTGGTTCGTTGGGTTTAGATTTAACTCGTTTGGGTTATCATGTCATTGGAGTTTCCCGTCAATTAAGCACTTGTAATATAGCTCTTGAAAGAAATATAGTCACTCAAGCGGAAGTTGATTTTGCTATTTTGGAGCAAACAGATCTAATTTTCATTTGTACCCCTATAGAATCGATTTTACCGAGTATTGAGAACATAATTAAGTATCTATCTCCACAAACTATAATTACGGATGTAGGATCTGTTAAGGGGTCGATCGTGCATCAAGGTACACAATTATGGCAGAATTTTGTCGGCAGTCATCCTATGGCAGGTACAGCAAATCAGGGAGTAGAATCAGCCGAATTTGACTTATTTAAAAATGCACCCTGTGTATTGACTCCTATAAGGAATACTTCTTTGACGGCAATGGAAACTGTAGCTAAAATATGGACATCGATCGGGTGTAAGATGTACAACTCTACTCCTGAAATACACGATCGAGCAGTCGCATGGATTTCTCATCTACCTGTTATGATTAGTGCTAATTTAATTTACAGTTGTATTAATAATGGTAGTCAGGAATTAGTAAAATTATCTCAAAACTTGGCAAGTTCGGGATTTAGAGACACTAGCAGAGTAGGAGGGGGTAATGTGGAACTAGGGTTAATGATGGCACAATATAACCGTTATGAATTATTAAATTGTTTGAAAGAATATCAACAAAATTTAAGTAAAATTATTGAAAATATTGAACAAGAAAAATGGACGGTATTAGAAGATATTTTGACGAAAACTAAAGAAGAAAGACCTAATTTTTTAAAGTAA
- a CDS encoding protein kinase domain-containing protein, translating into MENINDSNQLQNYQILDELGRHPESIYINYLAKNNINNQSVILTDLILPQSSINTDKNIEYKIILELLQSLKHQGIPHHLDCFESQKGFCLVQEYPASKPQISTNQWTLEEIKKIALSALDILTYLQEQNSVIFHHQINPNNLLIDSDFQVYLINFGFAQFDNITFPSYSMMNKSHGFIPPEKKRGRELTKNSDLYSLGVTLSCLITGTDVNKVSNLIGQDGAFNLQRQISNKMSLTWIEWLENIVAINPNHRYSDAITALNIINNVDINCLPNVQISPSILEFKANYYGEIITQNILINNTIIDTDLVGQWEIIPSKYDIMLDNIHPWITLKPEKFTGNKIQCQITIDTNKLKTDKIYNRKLIIKANSSEKNHIFPLKIETAKIKMNNIFYNSLIVLFIVALICGWLSGIMVSFTPDFINWLVFILGLVIGSIGGYGASFSKINWFIKAVASITPLIIIISFVGLGTDVDLIVGFIAGLIITCVAGMMIKFYLEKNTPRIITIILALLTAGFGISFGIDLSFTNNNSFLLLLIKLTTGLPLILILLNPYWEYKKQLNHYHKQKQLLIKY; encoded by the coding sequence ATGGAAAATATTAACGACTCTAATCAATTACAAAACTATCAGATTCTTGATGAATTAGGAAGACATCCAGAAAGTATATACATTAACTATCTTGCCAAAAATAATATCAACAATCAATCCGTTATATTAACTGATTTAATTCTGCCTCAATCTTCAATAAATACTGACAAAAATATCGAATATAAAATTATATTAGAACTATTGCAATCTTTAAAACATCAAGGTATTCCACATCATTTAGATTGCTTTGAATCGCAAAAAGGTTTTTGTTTAGTTCAAGAATATCCTGCCAGTAAACCTCAAATATCAACAAATCAATGGACATTAGAAGAAATCAAAAAAATTGCTCTGTCTGCCCTTGATATTCTAACTTATTTACAAGAGCAAAATTCAGTTATTTTTCATCATCAAATTAATCCAAATAATTTATTAATTGATAGTGATTTTCAGGTTTATTTGATTAATTTTGGGTTTGCTCAATTTGATAATATAACTTTTCCTTCATACTCAATGATGAATAAAAGTCACGGATTTATTCCACCAGAAAAAAAACGAGGAAGAGAATTAACTAAAAATAGTGATCTGTATAGTCTAGGAGTCACTTTATCTTGTTTAATTACAGGTACAGATGTAAATAAAGTTAGTAATTTAATTGGTCAAGATGGTGCATTTAATTTACAACGACAGATTTCTAATAAAATGAGTTTAACATGGATTGAATGGTTAGAAAATATTGTTGCTATTAATCCAAATCATCGATATTCAGACGCTATTACTGCTTTGAATATCATAAATAATGTAGATATTAATTGTTTACCAAATGTACAAATTAGTCCTAGTATTTTAGAATTTAAAGCCAACTATTATGGAGAAATAATCACTCAAAATATTCTCATTAATAATACTATTATCGATACTGATTTAGTAGGTCAATGGGAAATAATACCTTCCAAATATGATATTATGCTAGACAATATTCATCCTTGGATTACTTTAAAACCAGAGAAGTTTACAGGTAATAAAATTCAATGCCAAATAACAATCGATACTAACAAATTAAAAACTGATAAAATTTATAATAGAAAATTAATTATCAAAGCTAATTCTTCTGAAAAAAATCATATTTTTCCTCTAAAAATTGAAACTGCTAAAATAAAAATGAACAATATTTTTTATAATTCTTTAATAGTTCTTTTTATTGTGGCATTAATCTGTGGTTGGTTAAGTGGTATTATGGTTAGCTTTACTCCAGATTTTATTAATTGGCTAGTTTTTATTTTGGGATTGGTAATTGGTAGTATTGGTGGCTATGGAGCAAGTTTTTCTAAAATAAATTGGTTTATAAAAGCTGTAGCTAGTATTACCCCTCTGATTATAATTATCAGTTTCGTTGGATTAGGCACAGATGTTGATTTAATTGTGGGTTTTATCGCCGGTTTAATTATTACTTGTGTGGCAGGAATGATGATTAAGTTTTATTTAGAAAAAAACACTCCTAGAATTATTACTATTATATTAGCTTTGTTAACGGCCGGTTTTGGTATTAGTTTTGGTATTGATTTATCTTTCACTAATAATAATTCTTTTTTATTGTTGCTCATAAAATTAACTACGGGCTTACCTTTAATATTGATACTTTTAAATCCTTATTGGGAATATAAAAAACAGTTAAATCATTATCACAAACAAAAGCAATTATTGATTAAATATTAA
- a CDS encoding WD40 repeat domain-containing protein translates to MKLTFNVRQGLTILTIFSLIFISMNRVKSEEESKPFKIFTGHTEKVEAIAFSADNKILISGSRDNTLKIWDIETGKVLHTLSTESQGITSIALNRDRQILVSGDIDNSVKIWDLQTGKLLITLNGHSQPVEAVAISPNGKLVVSGSDDRTINIWDIDSGRLLHTLIGHPDYISDLGISPDGKILVSSSGDADYMAKVYGNIKVWNLQTGKLLYSLKQASPVGNIIISPDGKTLFSGSFGQLESPNSAINTIMIWDLQQGKLIRNFSENTESLESITLTSNGKILITGNFQGSINFWDWKNRQLLHTLKNDSDPINAIAISPDQKNIASSSDDTIKLWKTPPMEKTLLNE, encoded by the coding sequence ATGAAATTAACTTTTAATGTTCGACAAGGATTAACAATCTTAACGATTTTTTCTTTAATTTTTATTTCGATGAATCGGGTAAAATCTGAAGAAGAATCCAAGCCCTTTAAAATTTTTACAGGTCATACTGAGAAAGTAGAAGCGATCGCTTTCAGTGCTGATAATAAAATACTAATTAGCGGTTCTAGAGATAACACACTAAAAATATGGGATATTGAAACAGGGAAAGTTTTACATACATTATCAACAGAATCACAGGGCATTACTTCTATAGCTTTGAATCGCGATCGTCAGATATTAGTAAGTGGGGATATTGATAATAGCGTTAAAATTTGGGATTTACAAACGGGAAAATTGTTAATAACTCTTAATGGACATTCCCAACCAGTGGAAGCAGTGGCCATTAGTCCTAATGGCAAATTAGTAGTTAGTGGAAGTGACGATCGTACAATTAATATTTGGGATATTGATTCAGGCAGACTTTTACACACACTAATAGGACATCCTGACTATATAAGTGATTTAGGAATAAGTCCAGATGGTAAGATTCTTGTAAGTAGTAGTGGTGATGCTGATTATATGGCTAAAGTTTACGGCAATATTAAGGTTTGGAATTTGCAGACAGGAAAATTACTTTATAGTCTTAAACAAGCAAGTCCTGTAGGTAACATTATCATTAGTCCAGATGGAAAAACTTTATTTAGTGGCAGTTTTGGACAACTAGAATCTCCTAATTCTGCTATTAATACAATCATGATATGGGATTTACAACAAGGAAAATTGATCCGTAATTTTTCGGAAAATACAGAATCATTAGAATCAATAACTTTAACCTCAAACGGGAAAATTCTTATTACTGGTAACTTTCAAGGAAGTATTAATTTTTGGGATTGGAAAAATCGTCAATTATTACACACCTTAAAAAATGATTCTGATCCCATCAATGCGATCGCTATTAGTCCTGATCAAAAAAATATTGCTAGTAGTTCTGACGATACAATCAAACTATGGAAAACTCCTCCAATGGAAAAGACTTTACTGAATGAATAA
- a CDS encoding OB-fold nucleic acid binding domain-containing protein — MVKILKRRSISTQSVYDIGVEKDHNFLLGNGLVASNCFNKSHSTAYAYVTYQTAYLKANYPVEYMSALLTASSDNQEKIEKYRENCLKIGIDVKPPNINYSHKEFTPQGTDILFGFSAVKNLGESAIDNIIEAREKAGGKFTDFADFMTRINLKTVNRRALETLVYAGAFDSIHSNRRQLIEGLDLLINWSQKRLKEKETGQLNVFDLMLGNNSKSSTNIQYENAPQLPKIEDFSPQEKLKSEKEHLGFYVSEHPLKPYKNSAKLLNPIDLNQLSEQKSRKKICVIAMLTTIKKHIDKNNNNMAFLTLEDISGQADGIVFASNYDQVKDNLIEDTPLIVWGKADNKDDKSQIIINHINRMENIKIVYIQLSPEQASHPQIQGKLKSILEEQSGDKNQAVIPTMAVIDGISERIFVRFGDNYWVQNADNTVESLKNAGFFAYLQPINH; from the coding sequence ATGGTAAAAATTCTTAAAAGACGATCGATTTCAACCCAATCTGTATATGATATTGGGGTAGAAAAAGATCATAATTTCTTGTTAGGTAACGGTTTAGTTGCCTCCAATTGTTTTAATAAATCTCACTCAACTGCTTACGCTTATGTCACTTATCAAACAGCATATTTAAAGGCTAATTATCCTGTTGAATATATGTCAGCTTTATTAACAGCGAGTAGTGATAATCAGGAAAAAATTGAAAAATATCGAGAAAATTGTCTAAAAATTGGTATTGATGTTAAACCCCCCAATATTAACTATTCCCATAAAGAATTTACCCCTCAAGGTACAGATATTTTATTCGGTTTTTCTGCTGTTAAAAATTTAGGAGAATCGGCGATCGATAATATCATAGAAGCGAGAGAAAAAGCAGGAGGAAAATTTACTGATTTTGCTGATTTTATGACAAGAATTAACTTAAAAACTGTCAATCGTCGTGCCTTAGAAACCTTAGTTTATGCTGGTGCATTTGACTCTATTCATAGTAATCGCCGACAATTAATAGAAGGTTTAGATTTGCTTATTAATTGGTCACAAAAAAGATTAAAAGAAAAAGAGACTGGACAATTAAATGTCTTTGATTTAATGTTAGGTAATAACTCTAAATCTAGCACTAACATTCAATATGAAAATGCACCTCAACTACCAAAAATAGAAGATTTTTCCCCTCAAGAAAAGTTAAAATCAGAAAAAGAACATTTAGGATTTTATGTTTCTGAACATCCTTTAAAACCCTATAAAAATTCAGCTAAATTATTGAATCCGATCGATCTTAATCAATTATCTGAACAAAAGTCTCGAAAAAAAATCTGTGTTATAGCAATGTTAACTACCATAAAAAAACACATTGATAAAAATAATAATAATATGGCTTTTTTAACTTTAGAAGATATTTCTGGTCAAGCTGATGGTATTGTTTTTGCTAGTAATTATGATCAAGTAAAAGACAATTTAATCGAGGATACTCCCTTAATTGTATGGGGAAAAGCGGATAATAAAGACGATAAATCACAAATTATTATTAATCATATTAACAGAATGGAAAATATCAAAATAGTATATATTCAATTAAGTCCAGAACAAGCATCTCATCCTCAAATACAAGGAAAATTAAAAAGTATTTTAGAAGAACAATCTGGAGATAAAAACCAAGCAGTAATACCAACTATGGCTGTAATAGATGGCATTAGCGAAAGAATTTTTGTTCGTTTTGGAGATAATTATTGGGTACAAAATGCAGATAATACTGTTGAATCTTTAAAAAATGCTGGATTTTTCGCTTATCTTCAACCAATAAATCACTAA
- the purH gene encoding bifunctional phosphoribosylaminoimidazolecarboxamide formyltransferase/IMP cyclohydrolase, producing the protein MTGLALLSVSDKTGIVELAKTLVEEFNFQIISSGGTAKTLQSAGIPVTKVSDYTGSPEILGGRVKTLHPRIHGGILARLELESHQQDLEINEIRPFDLVAVNLYPFEKTIAQEDCTVEDAIEQIDIGGPAMVRASAKNYAHVTILTNPDRYEDYLTELRGNQGKTTLAFRQARSAEAFAMTASYDQAICRYFAQINPESTDYYGIGGKKIATLRYGENPHQKASWYQNGSDVKGWASANQLQGKELSYNNLVDLEAARRIVCEFPSNEPAAVIIKHTNPCGVAVGETLFEAYQKAYNTDSVSAFGGIVALNQPLDAPTAQAMSKIFLECIVAPDITEEAKAILAKKSNLRVLLLSDLNSGSQDNIKAIAGGFLIQENDTAIELPDTWQVVTEKQPTETELQELLFAWKIVKHVKSNAIVITKNRTTLGVGAGQMNRVGSVKIALEQAGNEALGGFLASDAFFPFDDSVKTSAQAGITAIIQPGGSIRDEDSIKAANELGLVMVFTGVRHFLH; encoded by the coding sequence ATGACAGGTTTAGCCTTATTAAGTGTATCCGATAAAACAGGCATTGTAGAATTAGCCAAAACATTAGTAGAAGAATTTAATTTTCAAATCATCAGTAGCGGTGGTACAGCAAAAACTTTACAATCTGCTGGTATTCCCGTTACTAAAGTTAGTGATTATACAGGTTCACCAGAAATTTTGGGCGGTAGAGTGAAAACCTTACATCCTCGTATTCATGGCGGTATTTTAGCAAGATTAGAACTAGAATCTCATCAACAAGATTTAGAAATTAACGAAATTCGTCCTTTTGATTTAGTTGCCGTTAACCTTTATCCCTTTGAAAAAACCATCGCCCAAGAAGATTGTACTGTGGAAGATGCGATCGAGCAAATAGATATTGGTGGCCCCGCTATGGTGAGAGCGAGTGCAAAAAACTATGCCCATGTGACTATTTTGACTAATCCCGATCGTTATGAGGATTATTTGACAGAATTAAGAGGAAATCAGGGTAAAACTACCTTAGCATTTCGTCAGGCAAGATCCGCAGAAGCCTTCGCAATGACGGCTAGTTATGATCAAGCAATATGTCGTTACTTTGCGCAAATTAACCCCGAATCCACTGATTATTACGGTATTGGCGGAAAGAAAATCGCAACCCTCCGTTACGGTGAAAATCCTCATCAGAAAGCCAGTTGGTATCAAAATGGAAGTGATGTCAAAGGTTGGGCATCCGCTAATCAATTACAGGGCAAAGAGTTAAGTTATAATAATCTCGTTGACTTGGAAGCGGCTAGAAGAATTGTCTGTGAATTTCCCAGTAACGAACCTGCGGCAGTGATTATAAAACACACTAACCCTTGTGGTGTGGCAGTGGGAGAAACTCTTTTTGAGGCGTATCAAAAGGCTTATAATACTGATTCTGTATCAGCTTTTGGGGGAATTGTGGCGTTAAATCAACCCCTCGACGCACCTACAGCCCAAGCTATGAGTAAAATATTCTTAGAGTGTATTGTTGCTCCTGATATTACCGAAGAAGCTAAAGCTATTTTAGCTAAAAAATCTAACTTGAGAGTTTTATTACTATCGGATTTAAACTCTGGTAGTCAAGATAATATTAAAGCCATTGCCGGGGGATTTTTAATTCAAGAAAATGACACAGCGATCGAATTACCTGATACATGGCAAGTAGTGACAGAAAAGCAACCTACCGAAACCGAATTGCAAGAACTATTGTTTGCATGGAAAATTGTTAAACACGTTAAATCCAATGCGATCGTTATTACTAAAAATCGTACTACATTAGGAGTCGGAGCAGGGCAAATGAACCGTGTTGGATCGGTCAAAATCGCCCTTGAACAAGCAGGAAATGAGGCTTTAGGAGGATTTTTAGCTAGTGATGCTTTCTTCCCCTTTGATGACTCAGTCAAGACATCAGCCCAAGCAGGTATTACAGCAATTATCCAACCCGGAGGCTCAATTCGTGACGAGGATTCCATCAAAGCGGCTAATGAATTAGGATTAGTAATGGTATTTACCGGGGTACGTCATTTCTTGCATTAA